Proteins from a genomic interval of Maniola jurtina chromosome 8, ilManJurt1.1, whole genome shotgun sequence:
- the LOC123867866 gene encoding cell division cycle 5-like protein, with the protein MPRIMIKGGVWRNTEDEILKAAVMKYGKNQWSRIASLLHRKSAKQCKARWYEWLDPSIKKTEWSREEDEKLLHLAKLMPTQWRTIAPIIGRTAAQCLERYEYLLDQAQKKEEGEDMGDDPRKLKPGEIDPNPETKPARPDPKDMDEDELEMLSEARARLANTQGKKAKRKAREKQLEEARRLAALQKRRELSAAGISVPMRRKKKRGVDYNSEIPFEKKPASGFYDTSTEVVDPMAPDFSRLRQQHLDGELHSEKEERERRKDKNKLKQRKENDVPQAMLQGDEPARKRSKLVLPEPQVTDQELQQVVKLGRASEAARESAGEAGAATDALLAHYALTPAPATALRTPVDQQDRILMEAQNVMALTHVDTPLKGGLNTPLHESDFSGALPQSQAVATPNTVLATPFRSARSEVSTPGSFATPGHGAGLPGLMTPGLRDKLSINPEDRMSTGDTPQQFTQIQKQLKASVRNALQSLPAPRNDYEIVVPEHEDEAADTAAAARVEDQADVEARLTREQEEKRQAARALRSAAVQRGAARPAEVNASVVRTGGPLTPLQRAEELLKAEMLTMLHYDALHDPPPGVEKKRAVQLQASHLAYLEQHPYEQFSAEELAAAKQELQKEMEVVRAGMGHGDLGLDAYTQVWEECLAQVLFLPGQNRYTRANLASKKDRLESAEKRLEQNRNHMAKEAKKCSKMEKKLRVLTGGYQSRTASLIKQFQELQDQIEVANLELSTFKFLAEQEKAAIPRRIESLTEDVNRQTEREKQLQKRYAELQAELEDLHKGRQSKEVEAKPVEKHH; encoded by the exons ATGCCGCGAATAATGATAAAAGGTGGTGTTTGGCGGAACACAGAG GATGAAATTCTGAAAGCGGCGGTGATGAAATATGGGAAAAATCAATGGTCCCGTATCGCTTCACTGCTGCACCGTAAGTCGGCTAAGCAATGCAAAGCGCGATGGTACGAGTGGCTGGACCCGAGCATCAAGAAGACGGAGTGGTCGCGTGAGGAGGACGAGAAGCTGCTGCACCTCGCCAAGCTGATGCCGACCCAGTGGAGGACCATCGCGCCTATCATCGGCCGCACGGCTGCGCAATGCCTGGAGCGATACGAATATTTGCT GGATCAAGCACAAAAGAAAGAAGAAGGAGAGGACATGGGAGATGACCCCCGCAAGTTGAAGCCTGGAGAAATTGACCCCAACCCCGAGACCAAACCTGCAAGGCCAGACCCTAAAGACATGGACGAAGATG AATTGGAAATGCTGTCGGAAGCTCGTGCTCGTTTGGCCAACACACAGGGCAAGAAGGCTAAGAGGAAGGCTCGGGAAAAGCAGCTCGAGGAAGCACGTAGACTTGCAGCTTTGCAGAAAAGGAGGGAGTTGAGTGCTGCTGGCATTTCCGTTCCAATGAG GCGTAAAAAGAAGCGTGGTGTGGATTACAACTCGGAGATACCGTTTGAGAAGAAACCAGCGTCGGGTTTCTACGACACGTCCACGGAGGTGGTGGACCCCATGGCCCCGGACTTCTCCCGCCTGCGCCAGCAACATCTCGACGGCGAGCTGCACTCCGAGAAGGAAGAG aGAGAACGCCGTAAGGATAAAAACAAGTTGAAGCAACGTAAAGAGAACGATGTGCCGCAAGCGATGTTACAAGGCGACGAGCCGGCAAGGAAGCGCAGCAAGCTTGTCCTGCCCGAGCCGCAAGTTACTGATCAG GAGCTGCAACAAGTGGTAAAGCTGGGGCGCGCGTCGGAGGCAGCGCGAGAAAGTGCGGGCGAGGCGGGCGCGGCCACGGACGCGCTGCTCGCGCACTACGCGCTCACGCCTGCACCCGCTACCGCTCTGCGCACGCCCGTCGACCAGCAGGACAG AATTCTTATGGAGGCTCAGAACGTGATGGCGCTAACGCACGTAGACACGCCTCTGAAGGGCGGGCTCAACACGCCGCTGCACGAGTCGGACTTCTCCGGCGCTCTGCCACAGTCGCAAGCCGTGGCCACGCCCAACACTGTACTCGCCACGCCGTTTAG ATCAGCGCGTAGCGAAGTGTCGACGCCGGGCAGCTTTGCTACTCCCGGACACGGCGCGGGACTTCCCGGACTTATG acCCCCGGCTTGCGTGACAAGCTAAGTATCAACCCAGAGGACCGAATGAGCACAGGCGACACTCCGCAACAGTTTACCCAAATTCAGAAACAG TTGAAAGCGTCAGTGCGCAACGCACTGCAGTCGCTGCCGGCGCCGCGAAATGACTACGAGATTGTAGTACCGGAGCACGAAGATGAGGCTGCCGACACCGCTGCCGCTGCACGCGTCGAGGACCAGGCAGATGTGGAGGCGCGCTTGACTAGAGAACAGGAAGAGAAGC GCCAAGCAGCTCGCGCGTTGCGGTCAGCAGCCGTgcagcgcggcgcggcgcggccgGCTGAAGTGAACGCGAGCGTGGTGCGCACAGGCGGTCCGCTTACACCGTTACAGCGAGCTGAGGAGCTGCTTAAAGCAGAGATGCTTACCATGCTGCACTACGACGCATTGCACGATCCGCCGCCAG GTGTGGAAAAGAAGCGAGCGGTACAACTGCAAGCGTCACACCTGGCATATTTGGAGCAGCACCCGTATGAGCAGTTTTCGGCGGAAGAGCTGGCCGCGGCTAAGCAGGAGTTGCAGAAGGAGATGGAGGTGGTGCGCGCCGGCATGGGCCACGGCGACCTCGGCCTCGACGCCTACACGCAGGTGTGGGAGGAGTGTCTCGCGCAG GTTTTGTTCCTGCCGGGTCAAAATAGATATACACGCGCTAACCTAGCCAGCAAAAAGGACAGACTGGAATCTGCAGAGAAACGATTAGAACAAAATCGAAATCACATGGCGAAAGAAGCCAAAAAGTGTTCTAAAATGGAAAAGAAATTAAGAGTTCTCACAG GTGGTTATCAAAGTAGGACAGCATCGCTAATAAAACAATTTCAAGAACTGCAAGATCAGATAGAGGTAGCAAATTTAGAGTTGTCCACATTCAAGTTTTTAGCTGAGCAGGAGAAAGCTGCCATTCCGCGTAGGATAGAG tctttAACGGAGGATGTAAACAGACAAACGGAACGCGAAAAACAACTTCAGAAGCGATACGCAGAGCTACAGGCCGAGTTAGAAGACTTACACAAGGGGAGGCAAAGCAAGGAAGTGGAGGCGAAACCTGTAGAAAAACatcattaa
- the LOC123867892 gene encoding membrane-associated protein Hem — MSTMSRSVHISQQKLAEKLIILNDRGIGMLTRIYNIKKACGDAKSKPAFLSDKTLESSIKHIVRRFPNIDVKGLQAITNIRNEIIKSLSLYYYTFVDLLDFKDNVCELLNIMDACQVTLDLTLNFELTKNYLDLVTTYVSLMILLSRVEDRKAVLGLFNAAHEMVHNQIDPSFPRLGQIIVDYDAPLKKLSEEFGPHQKLLSSALNSLWHVYPARNMTAEHWRSEQKLSLVSNPALLLKPSETNTMSCEYVSLESLERWVIFGFALCHQMLQQDHANKMWVSALESGWVVALFRDEVIYIHTYIQSFFDGIKGYGKRISEVKDCYHHSVQKAGYKHRERRKFLRTALKELGLILTDQPGLLGPKALLIFIGLCYARDEVFWLLRHNDNPPQKVKGKSTEDLVDRQLPELLFHMEELRALVRKYSQVMQRYYVQYLSGFDAVALNLMIQNLQVCPEDESIILSSLCNTAANLNVKQVESNEIFDFRAFRLDWFRLQAYTSVAKTQLNLVDQRELAQFIDKMVFHTKMVDNLDEIMVETSDLSLFCFYSKIFESQFHMCLEFPAQNRYIIAFPLICSHFQNCTHELCPEERHHIRERSLSVVNIYLDEMAKEAKNIITTICDEQCTMSDKLLPKHCAQTIAHLANRKKKDKSKKNPIEIVKPGDESYRITREELTTMDKLHMALTELCYAINYCSTVNVWEYTFAPREYLHQHLETRFSKALVGMVMFNQDTSEIAKPSELLVSVRAYMNVLQTVENYVHIDITRVFNNCLLQQTQNMDSHGEKSIASLYTQWYSEILLRRVSAGNICFSMNQKAFVSLSAEGAIPFNAEEYSDINELRALAELIGPYGMKLLSETLMWHIASQVQELKKLVVQNKEVLQMLRTNFDKPEIMREQFKRLQHVDNVLQRMTIIGVILSFRQIAQESLLDVLERRIPFLISSIKDFQQQLPSGDPTRVISEMCSAAGLSCKVDPTLASALRQHKAELEEEEHLIVCLLMVFVAVSLPRLARSEGSFYRPSLEGHANNIHCMAPAINHIFGALFTICGQNDIEDRMKEFLALASSSLLRLGQETEKEAIRNRESVYLLLDLIVQESPFLTMDLLESCFPYVLIRNAYHEVYKQEQMLLHS; from the coding sequence ATGTCTACCATGTCAAGGTCTGTGCATATCAGTCAGCAGAAGCTGGCTGAAAAGCTTATCATACTCAATGATCGGGGTATCGGTATGTTGACTAGAATTTACAACATCAAAAAAGCATGCGGTGATGCCAAGTCCAAACCAGCATTTCTATCAGATAAAACCTTGGAATCTTCCATTAAACATATAGTGAGAAGGTTTCCTAATATTGACGTAAAAGGCTTGCAAGCAATAACCAACATAAGGAATGAGATCATCAAATCACTATCACTATATTACTACACATTTGTAGATCTTTTAGACTTCAAGGACAATGTGTGCGAACTGTTGAACATAATGGATGCATGTCAGGTAACCCTGGATTTGACCTTGAATTTTGAGCTTACAAAAAATTACCTGGACTTAGTAACAACATATGTCTCACTAATGATCTTACTTTCCCGAGTTGAAGACAGAAAAGCAGTGCTTGGCTTATTCAACGCTGCTCATGAGATGGTCCACAACCAAATTGATCCAAGTTTTCCTCGTTTGGGTCAAATTATAGTGGATTATGATGCACCTTTGAAAAAGTTGTCTGAAGAATTTGGTCCTCATCAAAAGCTGTTGTCTAGCGCATTAAACTCATTATGGCATGTGTATCCAGCGAGAAATATGACTGCAGAACACTGGAGATCGGAACAGAAGTTGAGTCTAGTTAGCAACCCTGCTCTGCTTTTAAAACCTTCAGAGACTAATACAATGTCATGTGAATATGTCTCATTAGAGTCGCTTGAGAGATGGGTAATATTTGGGTTTGCCCTGTGTCATCAAATGCTGCAGCAGGACCACGCTAACAAGATGTGGGTCAGTGCACTAGAGTCCGGATGGGTGGTTGCACTTTTCCGAGATGAAGTTATCTACATTCATACATATATTCAGAGTTTCTTTGATGGAATTAAGGGATATGGAAAAAGGATTTCTGAAGTTAAGGATTGCTACCATCACTCAGTTCAAAAAGCAGGATATAAACACAGAGAAAGGAGAAAATTTTTAAGGACAGCTTTGAAGGAGTTGGGTTTGATTTTGACAGATCAACCTGGACTGCTGGGGCCTAAagcattattaatatttataggCCTGTGTTATGCTAGAGATGAAGTGTTTTGGCTCTTACGTCATAATGATAACCCACCACAAAAAGTAAAAGGAAAATCCACTGAAGATCTGGTTGACCGTCAGCTGCCTGAACTACTCTTTCACATGGAAGAACTCAGAGCTCTTGTTCGCAAGTACAGTCAGGTCATGCAAAGATATTATGTGCAGTATTTATCAGGCTTTGATGCAGTAGCCCTGAATTTAATGATACAGAATCTACAAGTGTGTCCTGAAGATGAGAGTATCATTCTGTCTTCTCTCTGTAATACTGCTGCTAATTTAAATGTAAAGCAAGTTGAAAGTAATgaaatctttgatttccgggCATTCCGCTTAGATTGGTTTAGACTGCAAGCATACACATCTGTTGCAAAAACACAACTTAACTTGGTAGATCAAAGAGAATTGGCACAATTCATTGATAAAATGGTATTTCACACTAAAATGGTGGATAACCTTGATGAAATAATGGTGGAAACATCAGATTTGTCTCTGTTCTGCTTTTACAGTAAAATATTTGAGAGTCAGTTTCACATGTGCTTGGAGTTTCCAGCGCAAAATCGTTACATTATCGCATTTCCACTTATTTGCAGTCACTTCCAAAACTGTACTCACGAACTCTGTCCAGAGGAAAGGCACCACATCAGGGAAAGGAGTCTTTCTGTTGTCAATATCTACTTGGATGAAATGGCAAAAGAAGCAAAGAACATAATTACAACAATTTGTGATGAACAATGTACAATGAGTGACAAACTACTTCCAAAACACTGTGCTCAGACAATTGCTCATCTGGCCAACAGAAAGAAAAAGgacaaaagcaaaaagaacccTATAGAAATAGTGAAGCCCGGAGATGAAAGTTACAGGATAACTAGGGAAGAGTTGACCACTATGGACAAACTCCATATGGCACTCACAGAATTGTGTTATGCCATCAATTACTGTTCTACTGTAAATGTTTGGGAATACACATTTGCCCCTCGAGAATATTTACATCAACACTTGGAGACTAGATTTTCTAAAGCATTAGTTGGAATGGTAATGTTCAATCAAGACACTAGTGAGATTGCTAAACCTTCAGAGTTGCTGGTCAGTGTCAGGGCATACATGAATGTGTTGCAAACTGTTGAGAACTATGTTCACATTGACATCACAAGAGTGTTCAACAATTGCCTGTTGCAACAAACCCAAAACATGGACAGTCATGGCGAAAAATCAATAGCATCACTGTACACACAGTGGTATTCTGAAATTTTACTCAGAAGAGTGAGTGCTGGGAATATTTGCTTTTCAATGAATCAAAAGGCTTTCGTGAGCCTGTCAGCTGAAGGTGCAATACCTTTTAATGCTGAAGAGTACTCTGATATTAACGAACTCAGGGCTCTAGCTGAATTGATTGGGCCCTATGGTATGAAACTATTAAGTGAGACACTCATGTGGCACATCGCCAGTCAAGTCCAGGAGCTTAAAAAGTTAGTCGTGCAGAATAAAGAAGTACTACAGATGTTacgaaccaattttgacaaaccGGAAATAATGAGAGAACAGTTTAAAAGACTGCAGCATGTAGACAATGTATTGCAGAGGATGACGATAATTGGCGTGATATTGAGTTTTCGACAAATAGCGCAGGAGTCACTTCTGGACGTGCTAGAACGACGTATTCCGTTTTTGATAAGTTCCATTAAAGATTTTCAGCAACAGCTACCTAGCGGTGACCCGACGCGTGTTATATCCGAGATGTGTTCGGCGGCCGGGCTGTCGTGCAAAGTGGACCCCACTCTCGCTTCCGCCCTTCGCCAACATAAAGCGGAACTGGAGGAAGAGGAGCATCTTATTGTCTGTTTGCTTATGGTGTTTGTGGCCGTGTCTTTGCCGAGGCTGGCCCGCAGCGAGGGCTCGTTTTACAGACCGTCTTTAGAGGGCCACGCTAACAACATACACTGCATGGCACCTGCTATAAATCACATATTTGGCGCCTTGTTTACAATATGTGGCCAAAACGACATTGAGGATAGAATGAAAGAGTTTCTAGCATTAGCGTCTTCGTCGCTCTTGCGGCTCGGACAGGAGACAGAAAAGGAAGCTATCAGAAATCGCGAGTCTGTTTATTTACTTCTCGATTTAATAGTCCAGGAGTCGCCATTTTTAACCATGGACTTGTTAGAATCATGTTTTCCGTATGTTTTAATACGTAATGCGTATCATGAAGTATATAAACAAGAACAGATGCTATTGCATTCTTAA
- the LOC123867895 gene encoding uncharacterized protein LOC123867895, producing the protein MKPTTIPRLELCGALLAGKLSKTVVESLRCSVSRQVHWCDSTVVLGWLNTNCRKLKTFVANRVVEISETTDISSWRYVPTALNPADYISRGITPMDIVSRQMWWHGPEFLQKPESEWPVLPSQRIEENLPETKSLSAAVVDIPDSIIEFERYSKLSKLQRTFAYIKRFIHNLRHKTNKLTGSLSLEELNDAFSNLCAIAQEQSFPKEFKLLASGKPISNNSNIISLTPFFDKDAKLIRVGGRIDNSNYDFNKKHPILLHSSHHLTKLIFEQYHLRHMHAGPQLLLASIRETLWPVNGRRLARNTFHNCVTCKRHQGKAIYPIMGNLPIQRITPDFPFKTVGIDFAGPFYISNKKGRGSRVIKAYLCLFVCLRFKCLHLEAVSDLTKEGFLQALRRFSSRRGKPTEIFCDNAGNFVAAAKEIGNFLKANKQTIIDSATEEQIKFVFSPTYSPHFGGIFEAGVKSAKYHIRRVMGNTHLNFEELGTLFTQVEAILNSRPLCPLTSNPTDYLSLTPGHFLIGRPLTSLPSPSLQDYNPNRLRRYERLEQIRQHFWQRWQKEYIAELQQRSKWRTNSARLKEGDLVLLIEDNLPPLCWKLGRVSRLFPGSDGVSRVAEVTTSKGTFRRPYVKLCPLLTCDDPES; encoded by the coding sequence ATGAAACCAACTACAATACCTCGTTTAGAGCTCTGTGGAGCTCTCCTGGCGGGTAAATTATCCAAAACCGTCGTCGAATCTCTTCGATGCTCGGTTTCGCGTCAGGTGCACTGGTGTGACTCCACAGTGGTTCTTGGATGGCTTAATACTAACTgtcgaaaattgaaaacattcgTGGCGAATAGGGTCGTGGAGATATCCGAAACAACTGATATATCTTCATGGCGCTACGTGCCCACTGCACTTAATCCTGCAGACTATATTTCTAGGGGCATTACTCCTATGGATATAGTATCTAGGCAGATGTGGTGGCATGGTCCCGAGTTCTTGCAAAAACCAGAATCAGAATGGCCTGTTCTTCCATCACAACGCATTGAGGAGAACCTACCAGAAACTAAAAGCCTTTCAGCTGCGGTAGTAGACATTCCAGATTCTATTATAGAATTTGAACGTTActcaaaattatcaaaattacaAAGAACTTTTGCATACATAAAACGGTTTATTCATAACCTACGACACAAAACAAATAAACTCACAGGCAGTTTATCCTTAGAAGAATTAAATGATGCATTTTCAAATCTTTGTGCCATAGCTCAAGAACAATCTTTTCCAAAGGAATTTAAATTATTAGCAAGTGGAAAGCCAATtagcaataattctaatattatatcattgacACCTTTCTTTGATAAGGATGCTAAATTAATAAGAGTTGGTGGCAGAATTGACAATTCTAACTATGATTTCAACAAAAAACATCCTATTTTGCTACACTCAAGTCATCATCTTACTAAATTAATTTTCGAACAATACCACCTTCGTCATATGCATGCTGGACCACAGCTATTGCTTGCATCAATCCGTGAAACATTATGGCCAGTTAACGGCAGACGCCTCGCTAGAAACACATTTCACAACTGCGTCACATGCAAGCGCCATCAAGGGAAGGCAATCTATCCCATAATGGGTAACTTACCCATCCAAAGAATTACACCTGACTTTCCATTCAAAACTGTGGGAATAGACTTTGCTGGTCCATTCTATATCTCTAATAAGAAGGGTCGTGGGTCCAGAGTCATCAAAGCATATTTGTGTTTATTCGTATGCCTAAGATTCAAATGTTTACATTTAGAAGCTGTCAGTGACCTAACCAAAGAAGGTTTTTTACAAGCGCTACGCCGATTTTCGTCTAGACGTGGAAAACCTACGGAAATTTTTTGCGATAACGCGGGAAATTTTGTCGCGGCAGCCAAGgaaataggcaattttttaaagGCCAATAAACAAACTATCATTGACTCTGCAACTGAAGAACAAATTAAATTCGTATTCTCACCCACGTATAGTCCCCACTTTGGTGGCATTTTTGAGGCTGGTGTCAAATCCGCTAAATACCACATCCGTCGCGTCATGGGTAACACCCATCTAAATTTTGAAGAATTAGGAACATTATTCACTCAAGTCGAGGCTATTTTAAATAGTAGACCTTTATGTCCCCTGACATCCAATCCTACCGACTACCTCTCCTTAACTCCGGGGCACTTTCTGATAGGGCGTCCACTTACTTCGTTGCCATCACCTTCGCTACAAGATTACAATCCAAATCGCCTTCGACGCTATGAAAGACTCGAACAAATTCGCCAGCACTTTTGGCAGCGATGGCAAAAGGAATACATCGCAGAACTTCAGCAGCGATCAAAATGGAGAACAAATTCAGCAAGGCTAAAAGAAGGAGATCTAGTACTTCTAATAGAGGACAACTTACCTCCACTATGCTGGAAGCTAGGAAGAGTTTCCCGATTATTTCCTGGATCAGATGGAGTATCACGCGTCGCTGAAGTAACTACATCCAAAGGCACCTTCAGAAGACCATACGTAAAACTTTGTCCACTACTTACCTGTGATGATCCAGAAAGTTGA